GGCGCGGGAGCTGGTGCGGCACTACCGGCTGCCGGACGCGCGGCTGATCGTGAGCTTCCGGGAGATGCGGCACGCGGCGAACGTCGAGCTCGCGGCCGGGCCGGAGTACTTCGTGGAGCTGAACGACCGGTTCCGTACGCATCGGCGGGACGTCGGGGCGGCCCTCGCGCACGAGGTGACGCACGTGTACCTGCACCGGCTGGACCTGTCCTTCCCGGGGGTGCGGGACAACGAGATCCTGACGGACACGGCGACGACGTACCTGGGCGCGGGGTGGCTGCTGCTGGACGCGTACCGGGAGGACGGGGCGTCGTCGCAGAAGCTGGGGTATCTCACGCCGGAGGAGTTCGGGTACGTGCTGGCCAAGCGGGCGCTGCTGTTCGGGGAGGACCCGTCGGTGTGGTTCACCAGTCCGCAGGCGTACACGGCGTACGTGAAGGGCAGGGAGCTGGCCCGTCGCGACGGGCAGCAGCCGCCGTTGACCGCGGCGGGGTGGGCGGGGCGGCGGAGGTACGCCAGGGACCGGCGGCACGCGTCGGCGGGGCCGCCGCAGCCGGGGGTGCGGTACGCGTTCTCCCCGGACGGGGGCGGCCGGTTGCGGGTGTCGTTCCCCTGTCCGACGTGTCATCAGCGGATCAGGGTGCCGGTGCGGGGGCGCGTTCGGGCGCGGTGCGCGTTGTGCCGGAGCGTGCTGGAGTGCGATACGTGAGCTGTGCGCCGGGGGGCGCGGTCGGGGCGTGCGCTCATGCCCCGTAGGCGGCCTCCGGCGGTTCGGCCTCGGCCAGCAGCTTGCGTGTTCGCTCCCCCGCCTCCGCCGGAGACCAGCGCCCGCCCTTGTCCGCACTCGGCCCCCGCCGCCACCCGTCCATCACCGTGATCCGGCCCCCCTCCGCCTCGAAGACCCGGCCGGTCACCCCCGCGCTCGCGGCCGAGCCGAGCCAGACCACCAGGGGGGAGACGTTGTCCGGGGCCATCGCATCGAAGCCCTCGGCGGGGGCGGCCATGGTGCCGGCGAAGGTGTGTTCCGTCATGCGGGTCCGGGCGGCGGGGGCGATCGCGTTGGCCTGGACGCCGTAGCGGCGCAGTTCGGCCGCGGCGACCAGTGTCAGGGCGACGATCCCGGCCTTCGCGGCGCTGTAGTTGCCCTGTCCGACCGAGCCGAGCAGGCCGGCTCCGCTGCTGGTGTTGACGATCCTCGCCTCGGGCCGGCGGCCCGCCTTGGCCTCGGCCCGCCAGTGGGCGGCGGCGTGCTTCAGGGGCAGGAAGTGGCCCTTGAGGTGGACGCGTACGACGGCGTCGAAGTCGTCCTCGTCGAGGTTGACGAGCATCCGGTCGCGCAGGAAGCCCGCGTTGTTGACGAGGGTGTCGAGCCGGCCGTACGTCTCCAGGGCCGTGCGGACGAGTGAGGCGGC
This genomic stretch from Streptomyces sp. Go-475 harbors:
- a CDS encoding SDR family oxidoreductase, whose amino-acid sequence is MSGICEGRVVAVTGAGRGLGRAHALAFAAEGALVVVNDLGVGLDGTPGPDGPAAQVADEIRARGGEAVPHGGDIATTQGAASLVRTALETYGRLDTLVNNAGFLRDRMLVNLDEDDFDAVVRVHLKGHFLPLKHAAAHWRAEAKAGRRPEARIVNTSSGAGLLGSVGQGNYSAAKAGIVALTLVAAAELRRYGVQANAIAPAARTRMTEHTFAGTMAAPAEGFDAMAPDNVSPLVVWLGSAASAGVTGRVFEAEGGRITVMDGWRRGPSADKGGRWSPAEAGERTRKLLAEAEPPEAAYGA